Proteins encoded in a region of the Fusarium falciforme chromosome 6, complete sequence genome:
- a CDS encoding MFS domain-containing protein, protein MATGAATAPPGTVRLVLQPEESTGVSTFMLSPTPSSDPNEPLNWSTWRKCFNYGLTIAVTVAAFTNLSIQTVFWQQMTVDLGVTITQLTHAQSAQLAGLAMGCIFFIPLTIKYGRRSTYIVSTAALAAVSWWTSSISSYTELILTSIITGLAGAINETSVQMTIADLFFVHQRGTANAIYFTAVMVGSFLTPLAAGSQAAEQGWRWSYYALSIAMTTLFVTFLLLFEETKFVPVSVGQTDNSTSLAVTSSNQSHEHDKEELKVDGYTTTTTMTRTDSTIPINTWRQRLRFTTPTPESLPHLFVIPLHVITLPHVFFTALQFASGVCWLVLYMSVVSIVFAQPPYNFTTFGIGCMTLGPFVGNIFGSIYGGPLSDWVIVRLARRNGGVFEPEMRLYPLVVPTIAMAGGIIMFGVTADRARHALDIPIYWRRLLCFWTWGKRGHYFYFDRRHIPRGKLSFIHGTRTWLTDKIMQLTAEAFIGVAFLRNAVSVAVPFALVPWMKTMGLTNMYILSGCVAFAIGLLFVPMIIWGKRIRTALAPRYWKLVERRSMI, encoded by the exons ATGGCAACCGGAGCTGCTACTGCTCCTCCCGGCACAGTGCGGTTGGTGCTGC AGCCGGAAGAGTCTACCGGTGTCTCAACCTTTATGCTCTCTCCAACTCCATCATCCGACCCAAATGAACCACTT AACTGGAGCACTTGGAGAAAGTGCTTCAACTATGGCCTCACAATCGCCGTGACCGTCGCCGCCTTTACCAATCTCTCTATCCAGACTGTCTTTTGGCAGCAGATGACCGTTGACCTGGGAGTCACCATCACCCAGCTCACCCACGCTCAGTCAGCCCAACTGGCTGGTCTGGCCATGGGCTGCATCTTTTTCATCCCGCTTACGATCAAATATGGCCGCCGATCGACCTATATCGTCTCAACGGCAGCCCTGGCCGCTGTATCGTGGTGGACATCCTCTATATCTTCTTACACCGAGCTGATCCTGACTTCTATAATCACCGGCTTGGCTGGAGCCATCAACGAGACCTCCGTTCAAATGACC ATTGCCGATCTATTCTTTGTCCACCAGCGTGGCACAGCCAACGCCATCTACTTTACCGCTGTCATGGTGGGCTCCTTTCTCACGCCTCTCGCCGCTGGCTCTCAGGCGGCGGAGCAAGGCTGGCGTTGGTCTTATTACGCACTCTCTATTGCCATGACAACCCTCTTTGTGACATTTCTCCTACTATTTGAGGAAACCAAGTTTGTTCCCGTCTCGGTTGGTCAAACTGATAATTCTACATCTTTGGCCGTCACATCTTCGAATCAATCACACGAACATGACAAAGAGGAGCTCAAAGTAGACGGATATACTACTACTACAACTATGACGCGTACCGACTCTACGATCCCAATCAACACATGGCGACAGCGCCTTCGTTTTACCACACCTACTCCAGAGTCTCTTCCTCACCTCTTCGTAATTCCGCTTCATGTCATCACTCTTCCTCATGTTTTCTTTACAGCCTTGCAGTTCGCATCCGGAGTCTGCTGGCTCGTTCTCTACATGTCTGTCGTCTCCATCGTCTTTGCGCAGCCGCCATACAACTTTACAACATTTGGCATTGGATGCATGACACTGGGCCCATTCGTCGGTAACATCTTTGGCAGTATCTACGGGGGACCTTTGTCTGATTGGGTCATTGTGCGACTGGCGCGTCGAAATGGTGGCGTCTTTGAGCCCGAGATGAGACTCTACCCTCTTGTTGTCCCAACTATCGCCATGGCTGGTGGAATCATCATGTTTGGTGTCACTGCTGACAGGGCGA GGCATGCATTGGATATACCCATCTATTGGAGGCGCCTTCTTTGCTTTTGGACTTGGGGCAAACGGGGACATTACTTTTACTTTGATCGTCGACACATACCGCGAGGTAAGCTCTCTTTTATCCATGGGACGAGAACATGGCTCACGGACAAAATCATGCAGCTCACGGCAGAAGCGTTCATCGGTGTGGCCTTTCTCCGAAATGCCGTCTCGGTTGCAGTACCGTTCGCCCTAGTTCCGTGGATGAAAACCATGGGCTTGACCAATATGTATATCCTCAGTGGCTGCGTTGCCTTTGCAATTGGGCTCCTCTTTGTCCCGATGATTATCTGGGGCAAGAGAATCCGCACAGCACTGGCCCCCAGGTATTGGAAGTTGGTGGAAAGACGATCCATGATTTGA
- a CDS encoding Arylsulfatase, which translates to MIFTTFGLCALLAPLAAATKAKPNIILILVDDQDVQMESLKHMPLLKQHMADEGTLYQSHYWYVSGSKSIAFKVNILTGKMSHNTNVTDIVAPYGGYPKFISQGLNDNYLPVWLQDAGYSTYYAGKLFNAHTTDNYDKPHAAGWTSSNFLLDPFTYSYWNATWQEDKKPPVSREGSYNTDDLAASTINYIRQAHSAGRPFFIGSAPIAPHTEVIPKPGTYAGNVSPDDPAFQPEVTPPRPAPRHANMFANLKVPRTPDFNPEKPSGVHWVAKLPRLNQAEIDYNDEFFRLRLQSLQAVDEMVERIVKELEILDILDNTYIIYTSDNGYHIGQHRLPPGKECGFETDINVPLLIRGPNVPRGMISDVMTSHTDLAPSIFRMAGIAPRSDFDGISVPLTREEMTRGKPSRPEHMGIEFWGLAMDEGLNGTMITINNTYKGIRLHSENFNLYYSVQCTNEHELYDMTVDPYQINNLLPSGANATGMPIVDYAKSKARIDGHSLLGVVSRLDALMMVMKSCRGETCIKPWNVLHPKGDVNTLEDALQGKYDDFYMRSAKENSVSFSMCTQGYLVGAEGLQNPFIYEGY; encoded by the exons ATGATTTTTACCACCTTTGGCCTATGCGCGCTACTTGCGCCACTGGCTGCTGCGACAAAGGCGAAACccaacatcatcctcatcttggtAGACGATCAAGATGTGCAGATGGAGTCGCTGAAGCACATGCCATTGCTTAAGCAGCATATGGCAGACGAAGGGACTCTATACCAAAGTCACTACTGGTATGTCTCTGGTTCGAAGTCTATcgcttttaaggttaa TATCCTCACTGGCAAGATGTCACACAACACGAATGTCACGGATATTGTCGCTCCGTATG GTGGATATCCCAAGTTCATTAGCCAAGGCCTCAATGACAACTATCTGCCGGTTTGGCTTCAGGATGCCGGTTACTCCACGTACTACGCTGGCAAGCTCTTTAATGCCCACACCACCGACAACTATGACAAGCCTCATGCTGCTGGATGGACTTCTTCCAACTTCTTGCTCGACCCATTCACCTACAGCTATTGGAACGCCACATGGCAAGAGGACAAGAAACCGCCCGTCAGCCGCGAGGGATCCTACAACACCGACGACCTTGCGGCCAGTACCATCAACTACATTCGACAGGCGCATTCTGCTGGGAGGCCCTTCTTCATAGGAAGTGCCCCTATTGCGCCTCACACCGAAGTCATCCCAAAACCAGGCACGTATGCCGGCAATGTTTCACCCGATGACCCTGCCTTCCAGCCTGAGGTAACACCGCCTAGGCCTGCTCCTCGTCATGCCAACATGTTTGCCAACCTGAAAGTCCCAAGGACACCTGACTTTAACCCGGAAAAG CCTAGTGGCGTCCATTGGGTGGCCAAGCTTCCCCGCCTGAACCAGGCCGAGATCGACTACAACGACGAGTTTTTTAGGCTCCGTCTGCAATCACTTCAGGCCGTCGATGAGATGGTCGAAAGAATTGTGAAAGAGCTCGAGATTCTTGATATCTTGGACAACACTTATATCATCTACACGAGCGATAACGGGTATCATATTGGGCAACACCGTCTTCCGCCGGGCAAAGAGTGCGGCTTCGAAACAGATATCAACGTTCCCCTTCTCATTAGAGGACCAAACGTGCCCAGGGGTATGATCAGCGATGTCATGACAAGCCACACTGATCTCGCCCCGTCCATCTTCCGAATGGCTGGCATCGCCCCACGATCTGACTTTGATGGCATCTCTGTACCTCTCACCAGAGAGGAAATGACAAGAGGAAAGCCCAGTCGACCTGAGCATATGGGAATTGAGTTTTGGGGGCTTGCGATGGATGAGGGCCTGAATG GTACGATGATAACTATTAACAACACTTACAAGGGAATTCGCCTACACAGCGAAAATTTCAACCTTTACTACTCGGTCCAGTGCACGAATGAACATGAGTTGTATGACATGACA GTCGACCCTTACCAGATCAACAACCTCTTGCCTTCCGGCGCAAATGCCACTGGAATGCCTATTGTTGACTATGCCAAGTCAAAGGCCAGGATCGACGGTCACTCCCTTCTCGGAGTTGTCAGCCGCCTCGACGCGCTCATGATGGTTATGAAGAGCTGCCGCGGCGAGACTTGCATCAAGCCATGGAATGTTTTGCATCCCAAGGGTGATGTAAACACACTCGAAGATGCCTTGCAGGGGAAGTACGACGATTTCTACATGCGCTCTGCCAAGGAGAACTCTGTTAGCTTTTCCATGTGCACGCAAGGGTATCTAGTGGGCGCGGAAGGGCTTCAGAACCCTTTTATCTATGAGGGTTATTGA
- a CDS encoding Bac-luciferase domain-containing protein → MASHDESPKGKKSLIVNAGHQSPGLWRHPDDESWKFKDTEHWVELAKLLEEAKFHGIFIADVLGGYDVYKKSLDPAIISGAQWPLTEPLVTVPAMAAATKNIGFGVTVSTTYEQPFHLARRLSTVDHLTKGRLGWNIVTSYLDSAARNLGRTEQLDHDERYAQAEEYMEVMYKLFQSSWRDDAVKLDREKGIYTDPELVRQINHQGKYFNVPGPHLVDPSPQRTPLLLQAGASKAGKAFAAQHAEAIFTSAHAPSVCKKNIAEIRQLARDQFGRDPSKIKVLALVTPIIGKTEEEALAKYNEYKKYASHEGALSLFGGWTGIDLNQYGDDEELRQVDSNAVRSTVEGYAKFSPPNSKWTKHTVAEHISLGGNGPLLVGTPSQVADGLQEWIDEADVDGFNFAYVLFPQSFKDIIDLLLPELRARGLFWDDYAVPGGSYRENFYGLKGQKHPLPEHAASKYQWAAGVPAKDHQIP, encoded by the exons ATGGCGTCCCATGATGAGAGCccaaagggcaagaagagccTCATTGTCAATGC TGGTCACCAGTCGCCAGGACTATGGAGACATCCCGATGATGAGTCGTGGAAGTTTAAGGACACTGAGCACTGGGtcgagctggccaagcttcTCGAAGAAGCCAAGTTCCACGGCATCTTTATTGCAGATGTCCTAG GAGGCTATGATGTCTACAAGAAGTCTTTGGACCCTGCCATCATCTCTGGAGCCCAATGGCCCCTGACCGAGCCCCTGGTTACCGTACCTGCTATGGCTGCAGCGACAAAGAACATTGGATTCGGTGTGACGGTTTCTACAACCTATGAGCAACCTTTCCATCTTGCTAGACGCCTGTCGACTGTCGATCATCTGACCAAGGGGAG ACTGGGATGGAAT ATTGTCACAAGTTACCTAGACTCAGCCGCTAGGAACCTGGGTAGAACCGAACAACTGGAT CACGATGAACGATATGCCCAAGCCGAAGAATACATGGAAGTCATGTACAAGCTCTTTCAGTCATCCTGGCGAGACGACGCCGTCAAGCTCGACCGAGAGAAGGGTATCTACACTGACCCAGAACTTGTCCGCCAAATCAACCACCAAGGAAAGTACTTCAACGTTCCAGGACCTCATCTCGTAGACCCTAGCCCTCAAAGAacgcctcttctcctccaagccGGAGCATCTAAAGCCGGAAAAGCCTTTGCGGCTCAGCACGCAGAGGCCATCTTCACATCCGCTCATGCCCCCTCGGTGTGCAAGAAGAACATTGCCGAGATTCGACAGCTAGCTCGGGACCAGTTTGGCAGAGATCCCAGCAAGATCAAGGTTCTAGCCTTGGTGACTCCAATTATTGGCaagactgaggaggaggctttgGCCAAGTATAACGAGTACAAGAAGTATGCTTCTCACGAGGGTGCATTGTCCTTGTTTGGTGGTTGGACTGGCATCGACTTGAACCAGTatggggatgatgaggaactTCGACAAGTTGATAGCAACGCTGTCCG ATCAACTGTTGAAGGATATGCTAAGTTCTCCCCTCCCAACTCTAAGTGGACCAAGCACACTGTGGCTGAGCACATCAGCCTCGGAGGAAACGGTCCTCTTCTGGTCGGCACACCCTCGCAGGTGGCTGACGGTCTCCAGGAATGGATCGACGAGGCTGACGTTGATGGCTTCAACTTT GCCTATGTTCTGTTCCCTCAATCTTTCAAGGACATTATCGACCTGCTGCTTCCAGAGCTTCGGGCAAGAGGGCTATTTTGGGACGACTATGCGGTTCCAGGAGGTTCCTACCGCGAGAACTTCTATGGCTTGAAGGGCCAGAAGCATCCTCTGCCAGAGCACGCAGCTTCCAAGTACCAGTGGGCAGCAGGAGTCCCTGCCAAGGACCATCAGATCCCTTAG
- a CDS encoding Zn(2)-C6 fungal-type domain-containing protein: protein MMARSRGGCLNCKRRKRKCDETRPGCQACEKRGILCEGYATPLRWANGIASRGRFAGASAPEPLGGGASKAPADDGDSAGQSSPNSTSTPGHAGSVAARSDLSPTSTVSDTQEQVFKKFLYSGLHRLYTTEQHCWIQPFFEEMGRQSPALVVISVAIQGYLDDRARGLSVASMERVDLALQTFRQELYDRHEKMHTATVCAGLLVCTICLFQAQPWTMYIDLMVNVYDLRHKLTVPGLIPIEDLGTRHVLEVMGVMDLPSMTIGRTGQTVGVWKLLRKLQDTRKEGRVDEIEVASGMPMSLLDIFASILDNDVEYTENRLWTWAGQLGEYLQCHLWDCWRFSAILEVRRRYRLERKQKGVEVNNDQGSAVVPNTELILCRLMSSMDALHRAFELPQNQHLLVHNGLMYPLVTVSLEVPLLQDHPDWKHTLDSVRATFQERDTFNLINVIFDLLDEAWQTGTSTFDIEEAARQRGVEIALF from the exons ATGATGGCCCGTTCCCGCGGGGGATGTCTCAACTGTAAACGGCGCAAACGAAAATGCGACGAGACGCGCCCAGGCTGCCAGGCTTGCGAGAAGCGGGGGATCCTCTGCGAGGGCTATGCCACGCCCTTGCGTTGGGCGAATGGCATCGCCTCGAGGGGCCGGTTCGCAGGCGCGTCGGCCCCGGAACCtctcggaggaggagctAGCAAGGCTCcggcagatgatggagacAGTGCCGGGCAGTCCTCCCCAAACTCAACCTCTACCCCTGGCCACGCCGGCTCCGTCGCCGCTCGCTCTGACCTATCACCGACCTCGACCGTGTCCGATACGCAGGAGCAGGTATTCAAGAAGT TTCTCTATTCTGGACTGCATCGGTTGTACACCACGGAGCAGCACTGCTGGATCCAGCCCTTCTTTGAAGAGATGGGTAGGCAGAGCCCTGCTCTGGTCGTCATCTCGGTTGCCATCCAGGGCTACCTTGATGACCGCGCCCGGGGCCTGTCGGTGGCATCCATGGAACGAGTCGACCTTGCCCTGCAAACCTTCCGACAAGAACTATATGACCGTCATGAGAAGATGCATACTGCCACTGTCTGTGCTGGTCTGTTGGTCTGTACCATTTGT CTTTTCCAAGCCCAACCGTGGACCATGTACATCGATTTAATGGTGAACGTCTACGACCTACGACATAAGCTGACCGTCCCCGGCCTAATACCGATAGAAGACTTGGGCACACGTCATGTCTTGGAGGTGATGGGTGTCATGGATCTCCCGTCGATGACCATTGGTCGGACGGGCCAAACAGTGGGAGTATGGAAGCTCCTCCGCAAGCTCCAAGACACCCGAAAGGAAGGAAGAGTCGATGAGATCGAGGTCGCGTCAGGCATGCCCATGTCTCTGCTGGATATATTCGCAAGCATCCTCGACAATGACGTCGAATATACCGAGAACAGGTTGTGGACCTGGGCAGGGCAGCTTGGCGAGTATCTACAGTGTCATCTGTGGGACTGTTGGAGGTTTTCGGCTATCCTCGAAGTCCGGCGTCGATACAGGCTAGAACGGAAGCAGAAGGGAGTCGAGGTCAATAACGACCAGGGCTCTGCTGTGGTTCCCAACACAGAGCTGATCCTCTGCCGACTCATGTCATCAATGGACGCCCTACATCGAGCATTCGAGTTGCCGCAGAACCAACATCTCCTGGTTCACAACGGACTCATGTACCCTCTTGTCACCGTCAGCCTCGAGGTACCCCTTCTGCAGGACCATCCGGACTGGAAGCACACTCTCGACAGTGTGCGAGCCACTTTTCAAGAGAGGGATACTTTTAACCTGATCAACGTGATATTCGACCTTCTAGACGAAGCGTGGCAGACTGGCACCTCGACTTTTGACATTGAAGAGGCGGCACGTCAGCGGGGAGTTGAGATTGCTCTTTTCTAA